The following are encoded together in the Actinoplanes sp. N902-109 genome:
- a CDS encoding TerC family protein: MLEVTALGWTLTIGVIVALLALDLTLGVLRPHAVGFREATAWSLFYIAVAVAFGVVFAQFAGWDYGTEYFAGYIVEKSLSVDNLFVFVIIMSTFAVPEKYQQEVLTFGIIIALVLRVIFIALGATLLSLFSFMFLIFGLLLIYTAVQLFRHRAEDPSVDDNALVKASKRLFPVTDQYVGGKLFARIDGKRMATPLFITLIAIGSTDLLFALDSIPAVFGVTEEAYIVFVANAFALLGLRALFFLVKGLLDRLVYLSTGLSLILAFIGVKLVLHWLHEDIWHDAPQISTPVSLGVIVVVLAITTVASLLKTRSDPQAKAHAGSLRMTGSREESERH, encoded by the coding sequence ATGCTTGAGGTCACCGCGCTCGGCTGGACGTTGACCATCGGGGTCATCGTTGCCCTGCTCGCCCTCGACCTGACCCTCGGCGTGCTGCGCCCGCATGCCGTCGGGTTCCGTGAAGCCACCGCCTGGTCGCTTTTCTACATCGCCGTCGCCGTCGCGTTCGGCGTGGTGTTCGCCCAGTTCGCCGGCTGGGACTACGGCACCGAGTACTTCGCCGGGTACATCGTGGAGAAGAGCCTGTCGGTCGACAACCTCTTCGTCTTCGTGATCATCATGAGCACCTTCGCGGTGCCGGAGAAGTACCAGCAGGAGGTGCTGACCTTCGGCATCATCATCGCGCTGGTGCTGCGGGTCATCTTCATCGCGCTCGGCGCGACGCTGCTGTCGCTCTTCTCGTTCATGTTCCTGATCTTCGGCCTGCTGCTGATCTACACCGCGGTGCAGCTGTTCCGGCACCGCGCGGAGGATCCCAGCGTCGACGACAACGCGCTGGTCAAGGCGAGCAAGCGGCTCTTCCCGGTGACCGACCAGTACGTCGGTGGCAAGCTGTTCGCCAGGATCGACGGCAAGCGGATGGCCACCCCGCTGTTCATCACGCTGATCGCGATCGGCAGCACCGACCTGTTGTTCGCGCTCGACTCGATCCCCGCGGTGTTCGGCGTGACCGAGGAGGCGTACATCGTCTTCGTGGCCAACGCCTTCGCGCTGCTGGGCCTGCGCGCGCTGTTCTTCCTCGTCAAGGGCCTGCTCGACCGGCTGGTCTATCTGTCCACCGGGCTGTCGCTGATCCTGGCGTTCATCGGCGTCAAGCTGGTGCTGCACTGGCTGCACGAGGACATCTGGCACGACGCGCCGCAGATCAGCACCCCGGTGTCGCTGGGCGTCATCGTCGTGGTGCTGGCCATCACCACAGTGGCCAGTCTGCTCAAGACCCGCTCCGACCCGCAGGCCAAGGCCCACGCCGGCAGTCTGCGCATGACCGGCTCGCGGGAGGAGTCGGAACGGCACTGA
- a CDS encoding ABC transporter permease yields the protein MSFLEVVRFALRGLSANKLRSALTMLGILIGVAAVILLVAVGNGSAKAISDRIEALGTNTITVLSSGRGGSTSTALTPEIANALTDPVLAPDVASVSPVVSSSATVTYEGTDHDVSSFVGTTPGWFTASNTPIGTGAGFSADDEAQARRVVVLGRTVVDELFPGVDPINKQVTVGGALFTVVGVLKEKSSTGFQDANDTAVAPLSAVRQVLTGYGSLNSILVEAKDPDQVDAVQSEVSTILNQRLKVGTTAGSSTTSTPYRIQNASQLLETQTETADTFTTLLGAVAAISLLVGGIGITNIMLVTVTERTREIGIRKALGAPRRTILTQFLIEATLLSVLGGALGVAAALIGSSFEIVGVKPVIVPSSVALALGVSIAIGLFFGGLPASRAARLRPIDALRYE from the coding sequence ATGAGCTTCCTCGAAGTCGTCCGGTTCGCGCTGCGCGGGCTGTCGGCGAACAAGCTGCGCTCGGCGCTGACCATGCTGGGCATCCTGATCGGCGTCGCCGCCGTGATCCTGCTGGTGGCGGTCGGCAACGGCTCGGCCAAGGCGATCAGCGACCGGATCGAGGCGCTGGGCACCAACACCATCACCGTGCTGAGTTCCGGCCGCGGCGGCTCGACCAGCACCGCACTCACCCCGGAGATCGCAAACGCGCTGACCGACCCCGTGCTGGCACCCGATGTCGCGTCGGTGTCGCCGGTGGTGAGCTCGTCGGCCACGGTCACGTACGAGGGCACCGATCACGACGTGAGCAGTTTCGTGGGCACCACGCCCGGCTGGTTCACCGCGTCGAACACCCCGATCGGCACCGGCGCCGGGTTCAGCGCCGACGACGAGGCCCAGGCCCGGCGGGTGGTGGTCCTCGGCCGGACCGTCGTGGACGAGCTGTTCCCCGGCGTCGACCCGATCAACAAGCAGGTCACCGTGGGCGGTGCGCTGTTCACGGTGGTCGGGGTGCTCAAGGAGAAGAGCTCGACCGGGTTCCAGGACGCCAACGACACCGCGGTGGCCCCGCTGTCGGCGGTGCGCCAGGTGCTCACCGGCTACGGCTCGCTGAACTCGATCCTGGTCGAGGCCAAGGACCCGGACCAGGTCGACGCCGTGCAGTCCGAGGTGTCCACGATCCTCAACCAGCGGCTCAAGGTCGGCACCACCGCCGGCTCGTCGACGACCAGCACCCCGTACCGGATCCAGAACGCCTCCCAGCTGCTGGAGACGCAGACCGAGACGGCCGACACCTTCACCACCCTGCTGGGCGCGGTGGCCGCGATCAGCCTGCTGGTCGGCGGCATCGGGATCACCAACATCATGCTGGTCACGGTCACCGAACGGACCCGTGAGATCGGCATCCGCAAGGCGCTGGGCGCACCGCGCCGCACGATCCTGACCCAGTTCCTGATCGAGGCCACGCTGCTCAGCGTGCTCGGCGGGGCGCTCGGGGTGGCCGCCGCGCTGATCGGCAGCAGCTTCGAGATCGTCGGGGTCAAACCGGTGATCGTGCCCAGCTCGGTCGCGCTCGCGCTGGGCGTGTCCATCGCCATCGGACTGTTCTTCGGCGGCCTGCCCGCCAGCCGCGCCGCCCGGCTGCGCCCCATCGACGCGCTGCGCTACGAGTGA
- a CDS encoding SAM-dependent methyltransferase: MSGGSPMPDPDLHTDRPHPARVYDYLLGGSVNFPADRESARRGMRNNPDSLIPPRENRLFLRRAVRFLAARGVSQFLDIGTGIPSPPYVHHIAQEADPGARVLYVDNDPIVLAHSRELLTGGTEYLAADLRDGDTIRAAARRHLDLDRPVALLLVAILHFIGDEDDPHGIVRGLLAGLAPGSYLVLSHLTGDFRPDVWAHVTEVYRRQGVTMRVRPRTEIERFFTGLELVDPGLAIVSAWRPDDDPPAPTDAQVSVYGGVAKLAQ; encoded by the coding sequence ATGTCCGGAGGCAGCCCGATGCCCGATCCTGACCTGCACACCGACCGCCCGCACCCGGCCCGCGTCTACGACTACCTGCTCGGCGGCTCGGTGAACTTCCCGGCCGACCGCGAATCGGCCCGCCGCGGCATGCGGAACAACCCCGACAGCCTCATCCCGCCGCGGGAGAACAGGCTGTTCCTGCGGCGCGCGGTGCGCTTCCTGGCCGCGCGGGGAGTCAGCCAGTTCCTCGACATCGGCACCGGCATCCCCAGCCCGCCCTACGTGCACCACATCGCCCAGGAGGCCGACCCCGGCGCCCGGGTGCTGTACGTCGACAACGACCCGATCGTGCTGGCCCACTCGCGTGAGCTGCTGACCGGCGGCACCGAGTACCTGGCCGCGGACCTGCGCGACGGGGACACCATCCGGGCCGCCGCGCGCCGGCACCTCGACCTGGACCGGCCGGTCGCGCTGCTGCTCGTCGCGATCCTGCACTTCATCGGGGACGAGGACGACCCGCACGGCATCGTCCGCGGGTTGCTGGCCGGGCTGGCGCCGGGCAGTTACCTGGTGCTGTCCCACCTGACCGGCGACTTCCGGCCGGACGTCTGGGCGCACGTCACCGAGGTCTACCGCCGGCAGGGCGTCACCATGCGGGTGCGGCCGCGTACGGAGATCGAGCGCTTCTTCACCGGGCTGGAACTGGTGGACCCGGGCCTGGCGATCGTGTCCGCCTGGCGGCCGGACGACGACCCCCCGGCGCCGACGGATGCCCAGGTCTCGGTGTACGGCGGCGTGGCTAAGCTCGCACAGTGA
- a CDS encoding LuxR family transcriptional regulator has protein sequence MALFGRASLLSAIEARLCAGGGVSLHGPEGIGKSALLDVVAAAAAARGELVVRLRSAQSERLLPYAGIADLVEQLPPAAVAALSPAHRAALTGLRRGSTPRAGAPALARRLVLPGLLAFCARSTPVLLVLDDVQWLDTESAGLIGFAMRRGPGQRVRVVAAQRQPGEGGSHRAARLCPAPVTDLVVPPLDADDLTAMLEAHGLPCRTASRLHEASGGNPFLALTLGGAVAPGPAWRPAPLPEPVRALLRRRLDALPPGVTGTLLVAALATEPLVTTLVRAGYEDAARDLRTAAEAGVVAVDGDSIRFTPPALAAVLAEDAGAARRAGVHDALADATLDETVAVRHRALRSGRPDADVARDLVAAAERALARSAGRTAAELYLLAADRCPRSLAAERFAWLVAAAGTGATAGAPEIAGRAAEAVLAAVDAPAVDRVRARVVLLDLAGQALADMGETFAAALHEAGADPALLAPVLLRQTWAAFLTGDADTAAARAAASAQAARTAGDTATEAMALSALAQVQRLRGEPEWRRTLHRAVTLPAPLIPGWLHLSPRYAAARFAMMDDRIEEARAELLALCAVAEQDRTGEALVEVLRSLSEVATRAGRCRDALQYAHRAVAAAARAGLSPGPTWYTAAVAELAGGSLAAAAGYARRGVRASEQEGDGLYLRRNLHALGQAELRAGDARSGVAALRRLRDLGGANDPMIVRWQGDLAAGLATLGEHDEAAATLHAARQAAERLGAGPALDGYLDRAAAMVLSESGEADSAVRLSESAAQRFQGLHQPLEQAHALLVQGGAERRRRRYAAARVAIGAALAIFLAADAKPWMEQTERALARTEGTTAPPADQGLTGTEARIAGLVRDGASNREIAAQLFLSVKTVEATLTRVYRKLGVRSRTQLSRATADRSLD, from the coding sequence GTGGCGCTGTTCGGCAGGGCGTCGCTGCTCTCGGCGATCGAGGCGCGGTTGTGCGCCGGTGGCGGGGTGTCGCTGCACGGGCCCGAGGGGATCGGCAAGAGCGCGCTGCTCGACGTGGTCGCCGCCGCGGCCGCCGCGCGGGGCGAGCTGGTGGTCCGGTTGCGGTCCGCGCAGAGCGAGCGGCTGCTCCCGTACGCGGGGATCGCCGACCTGGTCGAGCAGCTGCCCCCGGCCGCCGTCGCCGCGTTGTCCCCGGCGCACCGGGCGGCGCTGACCGGGCTGCGCCGGGGGAGCACCCCGCGGGCCGGGGCGCCCGCGCTGGCCCGGCGGCTGGTGCTGCCGGGGTTGCTCGCGTTCTGTGCCCGCAGCACGCCGGTGCTGCTGGTGCTCGATGACGTGCAGTGGCTGGACACCGAGTCGGCCGGCCTGATCGGGTTCGCCATGCGGCGCGGGCCGGGGCAGCGGGTGCGGGTCGTCGCGGCGCAGCGGCAGCCGGGGGAGGGCGGGTCGCACCGGGCCGCCCGGCTGTGCCCGGCGCCGGTGACCGACCTGGTGGTGCCGCCGCTGGACGCCGACGACCTCACCGCGATGCTGGAGGCGCACGGGCTGCCCTGCCGCACGGCGTCCCGGCTGCACGAGGCGAGCGGCGGCAACCCGTTCCTGGCGCTGACGCTGGGTGGGGCGGTCGCCCCGGGGCCGGCGTGGCGACCGGCGCCGTTGCCCGAGCCGGTGCGGGCGCTGCTGCGCCGGCGGTTGGACGCCCTGCCGCCGGGGGTGACCGGCACCCTGCTGGTGGCCGCACTGGCCACCGAGCCGCTGGTCACCACGCTGGTGCGGGCCGGCTACGAGGACGCCGCCCGGGACCTGCGCACCGCCGCCGAGGCCGGGGTGGTGGCGGTGGACGGGGACAGCATCCGGTTCACCCCGCCCGCGCTGGCTGCGGTGCTGGCCGAGGACGCCGGTGCCGCCCGCCGGGCCGGGGTGCACGACGCCCTGGCCGACGCCACGCTGGACGAGACGGTCGCCGTACGCCATCGGGCGTTGCGCAGTGGCCGCCCGGACGCCGACGTCGCCCGGGACCTGGTGGCCGCGGCGGAGCGGGCGCTGGCCCGGTCGGCCGGGCGCACGGCCGCCGAGCTGTACCTGCTGGCCGCCGACCGGTGCCCGCGCAGCCTGGCCGCCGAGCGGTTCGCCTGGCTGGTCGCCGCGGCCGGCACCGGGGCCACCGCGGGGGCGCCGGAGATCGCCGGCCGGGCCGCCGAGGCGGTGCTCGCCGCGGTGGACGCCCCGGCGGTCGACCGGGTGCGGGCCCGGGTGGTGCTGCTCGACCTGGCCGGGCAGGCGCTCGCCGACATGGGGGAGACGTTCGCCGCGGCGCTGCACGAGGCCGGTGCCGATCCGGCCCTGCTGGCGCCGGTGCTGCTGCGCCAGACCTGGGCGGCGTTCCTGACCGGCGACGCCGACACCGCGGCGGCCCGCGCGGCGGCCTCCGCGCAGGCCGCGCGGACCGCGGGGGACACCGCCACCGAAGCGATGGCGCTCAGCGCGCTGGCCCAGGTGCAGCGGTTGCGCGGCGAGCCGGAATGGCGGCGCACGCTGCACCGGGCGGTGACGTTGCCGGCCCCGCTGATCCCCGGCTGGCTGCACCTGAGCCCGCGGTATGCGGCCGCCCGGTTCGCCATGATGGACGACCGGATCGAGGAGGCGCGCGCCGAGTTGCTGGCGCTGTGCGCGGTCGCCGAGCAGGACCGCACCGGCGAGGCCCTGGTGGAGGTGTTGCGCAGCCTGTCGGAGGTGGCCACCCGGGCGGGCCGCTGCCGGGATGCCCTGCAGTACGCCCACCGCGCGGTCGCCGCGGCGGCGCGGGCCGGGTTGAGCCCCGGCCCGACGTGGTACACCGCCGCGGTCGCCGAGCTGGCCGGTGGCAGCCTCGCCGCCGCCGCCGGGTATGCGCGCCGCGGGGTGCGCGCGTCCGAACAGGAGGGTGACGGCCTCTATCTGCGCCGCAACCTGCACGCGCTGGGCCAGGCCGAGCTGCGCGCCGGTGACGCCCGGTCCGGGGTGGCCGCCCTGCGCCGGCTGCGCGACCTCGGTGGCGCCAACGACCCGATGATCGTGCGCTGGCAGGGTGACCTGGCGGCCGGGCTGGCCACCCTGGGCGAGCACGACGAGGCCGCCGCGACCCTGCACGCGGCGCGCCAGGCGGCCGAACGGCTGGGGGCCGGTCCGGCCCTGGACGGCTATCTGGACCGGGCCGCAGCGATGGTGCTGTCCGAGAGCGGCGAGGCGGATTCGGCGGTACGGCTGTCGGAGTCGGCGGCGCAGCGGTTCCAGGGGTTGCACCAGCCGCTCGAACAGGCCCATGCGTTGCTGGTGCAGGGTGGGGCGGAACGCCGCCGGCGTCGCTATGCCGCCGCGCGGGTGGCGATCGGGGCGGCCCTGGCGATCTTCCTGGCCGCCGATGCGAAGCCCTGGATGGAGCAGACCGAGCGGGCGCTGGCTCGTACCGAGGGCACCACCGCGCCCCCGGCGGACCAGGGCCTGACCGGGACCGAGGCCCGCATCGCGGGGCTCGTGCGCGACGGCGCGAGCAACCGGGAGATCGCCGCGCAGCTGTTCCTCAGCGTGAAGACCGTCGAGGCCACGTTGACCAGGGTCTATCGCAAGCTCGGGGTGCGCTCACGGACCCAGCTGTCGCGCGCCACCGCTGACCGCTCGTTAGATTAA
- a CDS encoding thioesterase family protein, with protein sequence MTHYFERTGEHLFRPTGLTGGAWATDEQHIAPMTGLIVHEVDRLVAARGGDDLVTARISMDILGVLKLADEFEVRVDVVRPGRTIELLEAVVVTRGRPAVRARVWRMNTSDTAAVAGGAPAALPDPAGLASYPLGDVWAGGYIQSIDVRPVDEPAPGRGTVWITTGAALVAGEQAGPLAEWVKLIDTANGIAVRESPKQWLFPNLDLSIHLWRQPAGRWAGLDTTVVFGPAGQGLTSSVLHDEQGPVGRAEQILTVRPV encoded by the coding sequence GTGACGCACTACTTCGAACGCACCGGTGAGCACCTGTTCCGCCCGACCGGGCTGACCGGGGGCGCGTGGGCCACCGACGAGCAGCACATCGCGCCGATGACCGGGCTGATCGTGCACGAGGTGGACCGGCTGGTCGCCGCCCGCGGTGGCGACGACCTGGTGACCGCGCGGATCAGCATGGACATCCTCGGGGTGCTCAAGCTGGCCGACGAGTTCGAGGTCCGGGTCGACGTGGTGCGGCCGGGGCGCACGATCGAGCTGCTGGAGGCGGTCGTGGTGACCCGGGGGCGGCCCGCGGTACGCGCCCGGGTGTGGCGGATGAACACCTCGGACACGGCCGCGGTGGCCGGGGGTGCACCGGCGGCGTTGCCCGATCCGGCCGGGCTGGCGTCCTACCCGCTGGGCGACGTGTGGGCCGGCGGCTACATCCAGTCGATCGACGTACGGCCGGTGGACGAGCCGGCGCCCGGCCGGGGCACCGTGTGGATCACCACCGGGGCCGCGCTGGTCGCGGGGGAACAAGCCGGCCCGCTCGCCGAGTGGGTCAAGCTGATCGACACGGCCAACGGCATCGCGGTCCGCGAGTCGCCGAAGCAGTGGCTGTTCCCCAACCTGGACCTGAGCATCCACCTGTGGCGCCAGCCGGCGGGCCGCTGGGCCGGGCTGGACACCACCGTGGTGTTCGGCCCGGCCGGGCAGGGCCTGACCAGCTCGGTGCTGCACGACGAGCAGGGGCCGGTCGGCCGCGCGGAGCAGATCCTCACCGTCCGCCCGGTCTGA